From a single Streptomyces sp. 1331.2 genomic region:
- a CDS encoding peptide MFS transporter yields the protein MASTTRAADIASASPSGKTFLGHPRGLATLFMTEMWERFSYYGMRALLIYYLVSGGADAAAGSQGGGLAMKATMATAIYSVYVSMVYLMAYPGGWFGDRVWGARKTVTVAGFVIMAGHLALAVPGQAAFFVGLLLVAVGSGLLKANISTMVGHLYNGPEDPRRDGGFTVFYMSINLGAFAAPFIIGTVGKEYNWHLGFALAAVGMGLGLTQFLLGTRHLSPKSSKVPNPLLPAERKSLLVKVGAVLVVAAAFYLIVVAAGMYTLNWALVPLTIAGLLIPVAVLVRIKRDKDLNAGEQSKMTAYIWFFVAAAAFWMIYDQGGSTLSLFADKSTADSVLGFGFSSTWYQSLNPLFVMALAPVFAWLWLWLARRNKEPNTITKFSMGLLLIGASFFVFIVPMNMAGDGTKVSPMWLVSIYMIQTIGELCLSPVGLSVTTKMAPQKYASQMMGVWFLAVTAGDCATSLLSLAGVNLDGTGIIAAQAALAALAGFAVYSYRKRVQSLMGGVH from the coding sequence ATGGCGTCTACGACCCGGGCCGCCGACATCGCGTCGGCTTCCCCCAGCGGCAAGACCTTCCTCGGCCACCCCCGAGGACTCGCCACGCTGTTCATGACCGAGATGTGGGAGCGCTTCTCCTACTACGGCATGCGCGCCCTGCTCATCTACTACCTGGTCTCCGGCGGTGCCGACGCGGCAGCCGGCAGCCAGGGCGGTGGCCTCGCCATGAAGGCGACGATGGCCACGGCCATCTACTCCGTCTACGTGTCCATGGTCTACCTCATGGCCTACCCGGGTGGCTGGTTCGGCGACCGGGTCTGGGGCGCCCGCAAGACCGTCACCGTCGCCGGTTTCGTGATCATGGCGGGCCACCTCGCGCTGGCCGTCCCGGGCCAGGCGGCGTTCTTCGTCGGCCTGCTCCTGGTCGCGGTCGGCTCCGGGCTGCTGAAGGCCAACATCTCCACGATGGTCGGCCACCTGTACAACGGCCCCGAGGACCCGCGCCGCGACGGTGGTTTCACCGTCTTCTACATGAGCATCAACCTCGGCGCCTTCGCCGCCCCGTTCATCATCGGAACGGTCGGCAAGGAGTACAACTGGCACCTGGGCTTCGCCCTGGCCGCGGTCGGCATGGGCCTCGGCCTGACCCAGTTCCTGCTGGGCACCCGCCACCTCAGCCCCAAGAGCAGCAAGGTCCCCAACCCGCTGCTGCCGGCGGAGCGCAAGAGCCTGCTGGTGAAGGTCGGCGCGGTGCTCGTCGTCGCCGCCGCCTTCTACCTGATCGTCGTCGCGGCGGGCATGTATACCCTGAACTGGGCGCTCGTCCCGCTGACCATCGCCGGTCTGCTGATCCCGGTCGCCGTGCTGGTCCGCATCAAGCGTGACAAGGACCTGAACGCGGGCGAGCAGTCCAAGATGACCGCCTACATCTGGTTCTTCGTCGCGGCCGCCGCGTTCTGGATGATCTACGACCAGGGCGGGTCCACCCTGTCCCTGTTCGCGGACAAGAGCACCGCCGACTCCGTGCTCGGCTTCGGCTTCTCGTCCACCTGGTACCAGTCGCTGAACCCGCTGTTCGTGATGGCGCTCGCGCCGGTCTTCGCCTGGCTGTGGCTGTGGCTGGCCCGCCGCAACAAGGAGCCCAACACCATCACGAAGTTCTCGATGGGCCTGCTCCTGATCGGCGCCTCGTTCTTCGTCTTCATCGTCCCGATGAACATGGCGGGCGACGGCACCAAGGTCTCCCCGATGTGGCTGGTCTCGATCTACATGATCCAGACCATCGGCGAGCTGTGCCTCTCCCCGGTCGGCCTCTCGGTCACCACCAAGATGGCGCCGCAGAAGTACGCCTCCCAGATGATGGGCGTCTGGTTCCTCGCCGTCACCGCCGGTGACTGCGCCACCAGCCTCCTCTCGCTGGCCGGCGTCAACCTCGACGGCACCGGCATCATCGCGGCCCAGGCCGCACTCGCAGCCCTCGCGGGCTTCGCGGTCTACAGCTACCGCAAGCGCGTCCAGTCGCTCATGGGCGGCGTGCACTGA
- a CDS encoding response regulator transcription factor, which translates to MTCVLLAEDDPAISEPLARALRREGYEVLVREDGPTALAAGLTEEVDLVVLDLGLPEMDGLEVCRRLRADGKSCPVLVLTARADEVDTVVGLDAGADDYVTKPFRLAELLARVRALLRRGNVDQLTTGAHGVKIDIESHRAWLGDEELTLSAKEFELLRVLVRDAGRVVTREEIMRQVWDTTWWTSTKTLDMHISWLRKKLGDDAANPRYIATVRGVGFRFEKN; encoded by the coding sequence ATGACCTGTGTGCTGCTTGCCGAGGATGATCCGGCGATCTCCGAACCCCTCGCCCGGGCCCTGCGACGCGAGGGCTATGAGGTGCTCGTCCGCGAGGACGGTCCGACCGCACTGGCCGCCGGCCTCACCGAGGAGGTCGACCTCGTCGTCCTCGACCTCGGCCTGCCCGAGATGGACGGCCTGGAGGTCTGCCGCCGCCTGCGCGCCGACGGCAAGAGCTGCCCCGTCCTGGTGCTCACCGCCCGCGCGGACGAGGTGGACACCGTGGTCGGCCTGGACGCCGGCGCCGACGACTACGTCACCAAGCCCTTCCGCCTGGCCGAACTGCTCGCCCGCGTCCGGGCCCTGCTCCGGCGCGGCAACGTCGACCAGCTCACCACCGGCGCGCACGGCGTGAAGATCGACATCGAGTCGCACCGCGCCTGGCTCGGCGACGAGGAGCTCACCCTCTCCGCCAAGGAGTTCGAGCTGCTGCGCGTCCTGGTCCGCGACGCCGGCCGGGTGGTCACCCGCGAGGAGATCATGCGGCAGGTCTGGGACACCACCTGGTGGACCTCCACCAAGACCCTGGACATGCACATCTCCTGGCTCCGCAAGAAGCTCGGCGACGACGCGGCCAACCCGCGCTACATCGCCACCGTGCGCGGCGTCGGGTTCCGGTTCGAGAAGAACTAG
- a CDS encoding ATP-binding protein codes for MKRRMINSLLGVVLVVVVVFCVPLALVEKRTIVNSAQDRVDAAAVRVLALVESRIAAGESVTEGRAFESQVTEGSYVEVQVPGQQVVSVGERPAGNHLLKAVERGNSGETVTVEQSREDVDHEIANNLLLLGVVALLAVQAAVALAVWQAKRLARPLTDLAETAERLGSGDPRPRDRRYGVPELDRVAEVLDTSAERIARMLTAERRLAADASHQLRTPLTALSMRLEEITAVAEDPETVKEEAAIALQQVERLTDVVQRLLTTQRDPRSPTAVAFDLDEVIKQQVEEWGPTLREQGRVLSLEGLHGITAVGTPGTVAQVLATLIENSLMHGAGTITLRVRPSGTSVVVEVQDQGAGVPADLGNRVFERAVSGRNSTGIGLAVARDLAEADGGRLELLSLKPAVFALFLGRSHED; via the coding sequence GTGAAACGCCGGATGATCAACTCGCTGCTGGGCGTCGTCCTGGTGGTGGTCGTGGTGTTCTGCGTGCCGCTCGCCCTGGTCGAGAAGCGGACCATCGTCAACTCGGCCCAGGACCGGGTGGACGCGGCCGCCGTCCGGGTGCTCGCCCTGGTCGAGAGCCGGATCGCCGCGGGCGAGTCGGTCACCGAGGGGCGGGCCTTCGAGAGCCAGGTCACCGAGGGCAGCTACGTCGAGGTGCAGGTCCCCGGCCAGCAGGTGGTCTCGGTCGGCGAGCGCCCGGCCGGCAACCACCTGCTGAAGGCCGTCGAACGCGGCAACAGCGGCGAGACCGTCACCGTCGAGCAGTCCCGCGAGGACGTCGACCACGAGATCGCCAACAACCTGCTGCTGCTCGGCGTCGTCGCCCTGCTGGCCGTCCAGGCCGCCGTGGCGCTCGCCGTCTGGCAGGCCAAACGGCTCGCCCGGCCGCTCACCGACCTCGCCGAGACCGCCGAGCGGCTCGGCTCCGGCGACCCGCGCCCGCGCGACCGCCGCTACGGGGTGCCCGAACTCGACCGGGTCGCCGAGGTGCTGGACACCAGCGCCGAACGGATCGCCCGGATGCTCACCGCCGAGCGCAGGCTCGCCGCCGACGCCTCGCACCAGCTGCGCACCCCGCTGACCGCGCTCTCCATGCGGCTGGAGGAGATCACCGCCGTCGCCGAGGACCCGGAGACCGTCAAGGAGGAGGCGGCCATCGCCCTCCAGCAGGTCGAACGGCTCACCGACGTCGTCCAGCGGCTGCTCACCACCCAGCGCGACCCGCGCAGCCCCACCGCCGTCGCCTTCGACCTGGACGAGGTGATCAAGCAGCAGGTCGAGGAGTGGGGCCCGACGCTGCGCGAGCAGGGCCGGGTGCTGTCCCTGGAGGGCCTGCACGGGATCACCGCGGTCGGGACGCCGGGCACGGTCGCCCAGGTGCTGGCCACCCTGATCGAGAACTCCCTGATGCACGGCGCCGGGACGATCACCCTGCGGGTCCGGCCGTCCGGCACCTCGGTCGTGGTCGAGGTGCAGGACCAGGGCGCCGGCGTGCCGGCGGACCTCGGCAACCGGGTCTTCGAGCGCGCCGTCAGCGGCCGCAACTCCACCGGCATCGGGCTCGCCGTCGCCCGCGACCTCGCGGAGGCGGACGGCGGGCGGCTCGAACTGCTCTCGCTGAAGCCGGCGGTGTTCGCGCTGTTCCTGGGGCGGAGCCACGAGGACTGA
- a CDS encoding ester cyclase, whose amino-acid sequence MTFVQIIDCKTDKLDDLNRLMDTWVEATRGKRTASHAVVGTDRSDTKHVVEIVEFPSYEEAMKNSDLPETDRIFREMVALCDAPPTFTDLDVVRDAQFNKATASRVLDELSRGNLDVIDECMTADYRDHDYGSEGDATGIQAFRERCGGYVGAFDFTFSVESQIAEGDEVATRWTWHATQKADFMGVPNTGKSVVGRGTTTFRFEDGKICEGWWQWDVMSLMRQLGVLPS is encoded by the coding sequence ATGACGTTCGTCCAGATCATCGACTGCAAGACCGACAAGCTCGACGACCTCAACAGGCTGATGGACACCTGGGTCGAGGCGACCCGGGGCAAGCGGACGGCCTCCCACGCGGTGGTCGGCACCGACCGTTCCGACACCAAGCACGTGGTGGAGATCGTGGAGTTCCCCTCCTACGAGGAGGCGATGAAGAACTCCGACCTGCCCGAGACCGACCGGATCTTCCGCGAGATGGTGGCGCTCTGCGACGCGCCGCCGACCTTCACCGACCTCGACGTGGTCCGCGACGCCCAGTTCAACAAGGCCACCGCCAGTCGCGTCCTGGACGAGCTGTCCCGCGGGAACCTCGACGTCATCGACGAGTGCATGACCGCGGACTACCGCGACCACGACTACGGCAGCGAGGGCGACGCGACCGGCATCCAGGCGTTCCGGGAGCGCTGCGGCGGCTACGTAGGCGCCTTCGATTTCACCTTCTCCGTCGAGAGCCAGATCGCCGAGGGCGACGAGGTGGCCACCCGGTGGACCTGGCACGCCACCCAGAAGGCCGACTTCATGGGCGTACCGAACACCGGCAAGTCCGTGGTCGGCCGCGGCACGACGACCTTCCGCTTCGAGGACGGGAAGATCTGCGAGGGCTGGTGGCAGTGGGACGTCATGAGCCTGATGCGTCAGCTCGGCGTGCTGCCGAGCTGA
- a CDS encoding GtrA family protein, with protein sequence MATTTASKPSLAQKLRGLQGEVVKFGIVGLSGVVVNFAVFWVCINGLGLASVRSNIAATVIAIATNYLGYRYWLYRDRDAASRKREITLFLVYSGIGMLIETGVLGFSVYVLRLDSHYEQLGAKVIGLAVATVFRFVSYRTWVFKAAPEPVELPTQQATGTAGDQGLTAQAELLLATEPVRYAKAD encoded by the coding sequence ATGGCGACGACCACAGCTTCGAAACCCTCACTCGCGCAGAAGCTGCGTGGGCTCCAGGGCGAAGTCGTGAAGTTCGGCATCGTCGGCCTGAGCGGCGTGGTGGTCAACTTCGCCGTCTTCTGGGTCTGCATCAACGGCCTGGGCCTGGCCTCGGTGCGCTCGAACATCGCGGCGACGGTGATCGCGATCGCCACCAACTACCTCGGCTACCGCTACTGGCTGTACCGGGACCGCGACGCCGCCTCGCGCAAGCGGGAGATCACGCTCTTCCTCGTCTACAGCGGCATCGGCATGCTGATCGAGACCGGCGTGCTCGGCTTCTCGGTGTACGTGCTGCGCCTGGACTCGCACTACGAGCAGCTGGGCGCCAAGGTGATCGGCCTGGCGGTGGCCACCGTCTTCCGCTTCGTCTCGTACCGCACCTGGGTGTTCAAGGCCGCGCCGGAACCGGTCGAACTGCCCACCCAGCAGGCGACGGGCACCGCCGGCGACCAGGGCCTGACCGCCCAGGCCGAACTGCTGCTGGCCACCGAGCCGGTCCGCTACGCCAAGGCCGACTAG
- a CDS encoding 5-(carboxyamino)imidazole ribonucleotide synthase — protein sequence MNFPVVGMIGGGQLARMAHQAGIPLGVRFKLLADTPQDSAAQVVSDVVLGDYRDLDTLRRFAADCDVITFDHEHVPTEHLRALEADGIAVRPGPDALVNAQDKGVMRAKLDSIDVPCPRHRIVADPADVTAFADEGEGYPVVLKTVRGGYDGKGVWVVDNEQEAQAPFLAGVPVLAEEKVDFVRELAANVVRSPSGQAVAYPVVESVQENGVCAEVTAPAPDLDPALSDEAQQLALRIAGELGITGHLAVELFQTRDGRILVNELAMRPHNSGHWTQDGAVTSQFENHLRAVLDLPLGDPRPRAKWTVMVNVLGGDYPDMYHAFLHCMARDPGLRIHMYGKDVKPGRKVGHVNVFGDDLEDVRERARHAAAYLRGTITE from the coding sequence GTGAATTTTCCAGTGGTCGGCATGATCGGTGGCGGGCAGCTGGCCCGCATGGCACACCAGGCGGGCATCCCGCTCGGGGTCAGGTTCAAACTCCTCGCCGACACGCCCCAGGACTCCGCCGCACAGGTGGTCTCCGACGTCGTCCTCGGTGACTACCGCGACCTCGACACCCTGCGCCGCTTCGCCGCCGACTGCGACGTGATCACCTTCGACCACGAGCACGTCCCCACCGAGCACCTGCGCGCCCTGGAGGCCGACGGCATCGCCGTCCGCCCCGGCCCGGACGCGCTGGTCAACGCCCAGGACAAGGGCGTGATGCGGGCAAAGCTGGACTCCATCGACGTCCCCTGCCCCCGGCACCGGATCGTCGCCGACCCGGCCGACGTCACCGCCTTCGCCGACGAGGGCGAGGGCTACCCCGTCGTCCTCAAGACCGTCCGCGGCGGCTACGACGGCAAGGGCGTCTGGGTCGTGGACAACGAGCAGGAGGCGCAGGCCCCCTTCCTGGCCGGCGTCCCCGTCCTCGCCGAGGAGAAGGTCGACTTCGTCCGCGAGCTGGCCGCCAACGTGGTCCGCTCGCCCAGCGGACAGGCCGTCGCCTACCCGGTGGTGGAGAGCGTCCAGGAGAACGGCGTCTGCGCCGAGGTCACCGCCCCCGCGCCGGACCTCGACCCGGCCCTGTCCGACGAGGCCCAGCAGCTCGCCCTGCGCATCGCCGGCGAACTCGGCATCACCGGCCACCTCGCCGTCGAACTGTTCCAGACCCGGGACGGCCGCATCCTGGTCAACGAACTGGCCATGCGCCCGCACAACTCCGGCCACTGGACCCAGGACGGCGCGGTCACCTCGCAGTTCGAGAACCACCTGCGGGCCGTCCTCGACCTCCCGCTCGGCGACCCCCGGCCGCGCGCCAAGTGGACCGTCATGGTCAACGTCCTCGGCGGCGACTACCCGGACATGTACCACGCCTTCCTGCACTGCATGGCCCGCGACCCCGGGCTGCGGATCCACATGTACGGGAAGGACGTGAAGCCCGGCCGCAAGGTCGGCCACGTCAACGTCTTCGGGGACGACCTCGAAGACGTCCGCGAGCGCGCCCGCCACGCGGCCGCCTACCTGCGAGGAACGATCACCGAATGA
- the purE gene encoding 5-(carboxyamino)imidazole ribonucleotide mutase: protein MTSTATSPVVGIVMGSDSDWPVMEAAAQALDEFEIPYEVDVVSAHRMPREMVAYGENAHKRGLKAIIAGAGGAAHLPGMLASVTPLPVIGVPVPLRYLDGMDSLLSIVQMPAGVPVATVSVAGARNAGLLAVRMLAAFDPELTERMADFQAELNTQATEKGKKLRAKVAGSSSFGFGK, encoded by the coding sequence ATGACCTCCACCGCTACGAGCCCCGTCGTCGGCATCGTGATGGGTTCGGACTCCGACTGGCCGGTCATGGAGGCCGCCGCCCAGGCCCTCGACGAGTTCGAGATCCCGTACGAGGTAGACGTCGTCTCCGCCCACCGGATGCCCCGCGAGATGGTCGCGTACGGCGAGAACGCCCACAAGCGCGGCCTGAAAGCGATCATCGCGGGCGCCGGCGGCGCCGCCCACCTGCCGGGCATGCTCGCCTCCGTCACCCCGCTGCCGGTCATCGGCGTCCCGGTGCCGCTGCGCTACCTGGACGGCATGGACAGCCTGCTGTCGATCGTCCAGATGCCGGCCGGTGTGCCGGTCGCGACCGTCTCGGTGGCCGGCGCCCGCAACGCGGGCTTGCTCGCGGTCCGGATGCTCGCCGCCTTCGACCCCGAACTCACCGAGCGGATGGCCGACTTCCAGGCCGAGCTGAACACCCAGGCCACCGAGAAGGGCAAGAAGCTCCGGGCCAAGGTGGCCGGCTCCAGCTCCTTCGGCTTCGGCAAGTAA
- a CDS encoding dipeptidase: MTSQTDSATPLAAARALLRTAPVVDGHNDLPWAMREQAGYDLGALDLAADQSGHLHTDLARLAEGGVGAQFWSVFVPASLAGDHAVSATLEQIDFVHALVERYPDRLRLARTAADMEAARAEGRIASLMGAEGGHSIDCSLATLRALYELGVRYLTLTHNDNVPWADSATDKPVAGGLTRFGEEVVREMNRLGMLVDLSHVSADTMRDALRVTEAPVVFSHSSSRAVCDHPRNIPDDVLAQLPANGGVAMATFVPKFILPAAIEWTLAADENMRAHGFHPLDTTPAAMQIQHAFEAGHPRPIATPATVADHLDHMREVAGIDHIGIGGDFDGTAFLPDGLDSVAGYPNLIAELLGRHWSEADLAKLTWHNAVRVLRDAESVATGLRASRRPSIATIAQLDGQAD; this comes from the coding sequence ATGACCTCTCAGACGGACTCCGCCACCCCGCTGGCCGCCGCCCGCGCCCTGCTGCGCACCGCCCCCGTGGTGGACGGCCACAACGACCTCCCGTGGGCGATGCGCGAGCAGGCAGGGTACGACCTCGGCGCGCTCGACCTCGCCGCCGACCAGAGCGGCCACCTGCACACCGACCTCGCCCGCCTCGCGGAGGGCGGGGTCGGCGCGCAGTTCTGGTCCGTCTTCGTCCCCGCCTCGCTGGCCGGCGACCACGCGGTGAGCGCCACGCTGGAGCAGATCGACTTCGTCCACGCCCTGGTCGAGCGCTACCCCGACCGGCTGCGCCTGGCCCGCACCGCCGCCGACATGGAGGCCGCCCGCGCCGAGGGCCGGATCGCCTCCCTGATGGGCGCCGAGGGCGGCCACTCCATCGACTGCTCGCTGGCCACCCTGCGCGCCCTGTACGAGCTGGGCGTGCGCTACCTGACGCTCACCCACAACGACAACGTGCCGTGGGCCGACTCCGCCACCGACAAGCCGGTGGCCGGCGGGCTCACCCGGTTCGGCGAGGAGGTCGTCCGGGAGATGAACCGGCTCGGCATGCTGGTCGACCTCTCGCACGTCTCCGCCGACACCATGCGGGACGCCCTGCGGGTCACCGAGGCGCCCGTGGTCTTCTCGCACTCCTCCTCGCGCGCGGTCTGCGACCACCCGCGCAACATCCCGGACGACGTGCTCGCCCAGCTGCCCGCCAACGGCGGCGTGGCGATGGCCACCTTCGTGCCGAAGTTCATCCTGCCCGCGGCCATCGAGTGGACCCTGGCTGCTGACGAGAACATGCGAGCCCACGGCTTCCACCCGCTGGACACCACCCCGGCGGCCATGCAGATCCAGCACGCCTTCGAGGCCGGGCACCCGCGCCCGATCGCCACCCCGGCCACCGTCGCCGACCACCTCGACCACATGCGCGAGGTCGCCGGCATCGACCACATCGGCATCGGCGGCGACTTCGACGGCACCGCCTTCCTGCCCGACGGCCTCGACTCGGTGGCCGGCTACCCCAACCTGATCGCCGAACTCCTGGGCCGGCACTGGTCGGAGGCCGACCTGGCCAAGCTCACCTGGCACAACGCCGTCCGCGTCCTGCGCGACGCCGAGTCGGTCGCCACCGGCCTGCGGGCGAGCCGCCGGCCGTCCATCGCCACCATCGCCCAGCTGGACGGCCAGGCGGACTGA
- a CDS encoding CoA-binding protein, translating into MTSYGDEATVREILTGTGDTWAVVGLSTNTSRAAYGVARVLQKYGKRIVPVHPKAETVLGEPGYRTLAEVPFPVDVVDVFVNSALAGEVADQAVAVGAKAVWFQLGVVDEAAYARTREAGLAMVMDRCPAIEIPLLG; encoded by the coding sequence ATGACGAGCTACGGCGACGAAGCGACGGTCCGCGAGATCCTCACCGGCACCGGGGACACCTGGGCCGTGGTCGGCCTGTCCACCAACACCTCCCGGGCGGCGTACGGGGTCGCCCGGGTGCTGCAGAAGTACGGCAAGCGGATCGTGCCGGTGCATCCGAAGGCCGAGACGGTCCTCGGCGAGCCCGGGTACCGGACGCTCGCCGAAGTGCCGTTCCCCGTCGACGTGGTGGACGTGTTCGTGAACAGCGCGCTGGCCGGGGAGGTGGCCGACCAGGCGGTGGCCGTCGGGGCGAAGGCGGTCTGGTTCCAGCTGGGGGTGGTGGACGAGGCCGCATACGCGCGGACCCGTGAGGCCGGGCTGGCCATGGTGATGGACAGGTGCCCGGCCATCGAGATCCCGCTGCTGGGCTGA
- a CDS encoding UDP-glucose dehydrogenase family protein produces the protein MTLRISVIGTGYLGATHAAAMAEFGFEVLGLDIDPDKIALLTAGRVPMYEPGLSELLLKHVAGHEGSTGRLRFTTSAQEAAEFGDVHFICVNTPQRKGEFAADMSYVDTAIDELAPHLTRPALVVGKSTVPVGSASRLAERLTALAPVGEGAELAWNPEFLREGFAVQDTLRPDRIVIGTQSERAERLLREVYAEPISAGVPFVVTDFATAELVKAAANSFLATKISFINAMAEVCEAAGADVTQLSKALSYDERIGGKFLNSGLGFGGGCLPKDIRAFMARAGELGADQALTFLREVDSINMRRRSRMVELAREQCGGGFLGRRVAVLGAAFKPNSDDIRDSPALNVAAQIQLQGAQVTVYDPKAVDNARKMFPSLTYADSALEAAEGAHVVLHLTEWAEFRELDPAELGAVVAERRLLDGRNVLDADAWRAAGWTYRALGRPS, from the coding sequence GTGACCCTCCGCATCTCCGTGATCGGCACCGGCTACCTCGGCGCCACGCATGCCGCCGCGATGGCCGAGTTCGGCTTCGAGGTGCTGGGTCTGGACATCGACCCCGACAAGATCGCCCTGCTCACCGCCGGTCGCGTCCCGATGTACGAGCCGGGGCTGTCCGAGCTGCTGCTCAAGCACGTGGCCGGGCACGAGGGTTCGACCGGGCGGCTGCGCTTCACCACCTCCGCCCAGGAGGCCGCCGAATTCGGCGACGTGCACTTCATCTGCGTCAACACCCCGCAGCGCAAGGGCGAGTTCGCCGCCGACATGTCGTACGTCGACACCGCGATCGACGAGCTCGCGCCGCACCTGACCCGGCCCGCCCTGGTGGTCGGCAAGTCGACCGTCCCGGTGGGCTCGGCGAGCCGGCTGGCCGAGCGGCTGACCGCGCTGGCGCCGGTCGGCGAGGGCGCCGAACTCGCCTGGAACCCCGAGTTCCTGCGCGAGGGCTTCGCCGTCCAGGACACCCTGCGGCCGGACCGGATCGTGATCGGCACCCAGAGCGAGCGGGCCGAGCGGCTGCTGCGCGAGGTGTACGCCGAGCCGATCTCCGCCGGGGTGCCGTTCGTGGTCACCGACTTCGCGACCGCCGAGCTGGTCAAGGCGGCCGCCAACTCCTTCCTGGCCACCAAGATCTCCTTCATCAACGCGATGGCCGAGGTCTGCGAGGCGGCCGGCGCGGACGTCACCCAGCTCAGCAAGGCGCTCTCCTACGACGAGCGGATCGGCGGCAAGTTCCTCAACTCCGGCCTCGGCTTCGGCGGCGGCTGCCTGCCCAAGGACATCCGCGCGTTCATGGCCCGGGCCGGCGAGCTCGGCGCCGACCAGGCGCTGACCTTCCTGCGCGAGGTCGACTCGATCAACATGCGCCGCCGCTCCCGGATGGTCGAGCTGGCCCGCGAGCAGTGCGGCGGCGGCTTCCTGGGCCGCCGGGTCGCCGTGCTCGGCGCCGCCTTCAAGCCCAACTCGGACGACATCCGGGACTCCCCCGCCCTCAACGTCGCCGCCCAGATCCAGCTCCAGGGCGCCCAGGTCACCGTCTACGACCCGAAGGCCGTGGACAACGCCCGCAAGATGTTCCCCTCGCTCACCTACGCCGACTCCGCCCTGGAGGCCGCCGAGGGCGCCCACGTCGTCCTGCACCTCACCGAGTGGGCCGAGTTCCGCGAGCTGGACCCGGCCGAGCTCGGCGCCGTGGTCGCCGAGCGCCGCCTCCTCGACGGCCGCAACGTCCTCGACGCCGACGCCTGGCGCGCCGCCGGCTGGACCTACCGCGCCCTCGGCCGACCGAGCTGA